The nucleotide window TGCGGCCATCCTTGTCGATCCATTGCCATTGGGCCGCGGCGCTCAGGCAGAAGCAGCAGGCAGCGGCAGCCAAGAGAAAGCGGTGCGTTTTCATGGGGCCTCAGTGTATCTGGCACGGCGCATTTTGCGGTGCGGGTACAATCCGTTTTTTGGAGCAAAGTTCATGCGCCTTCTTGGAAAAGCGCTCACCTTCGACGACGTGTTGCTGGTGCCTGCGTACTCCCAGGTCCTGCCGAAGGACACCTCTCTCGCCACGCGTTTCACGCGCAACATCACCCTCAATCTCCCCCTCGTGTCCGCAGCCATGGACACCGTGACCGAAGCGCGCTTGGCCATCGCCATTGCGCAGGAAGGGGGCATTGGCGTCATCCACAAGAACATGACGGCCGAGCAGCAGGCGGCCGAGGTGGCGAAGGTCAAGCGCCACGAGTCCGGCGTGGTGCACGATCCCGTGGTCATCACACCCGAGCACACCGTGCTGCAGGTGCTGGAGTTGTCGGAGAACCTTGGCATTTCCGGCTTTCCCGTATGCGATGGTGGCAAGGTCGTGGGCATCGTCACCAGCCGCGACGTGCGCTTCGAGACGCGCTACGACGTCAAGGTCAGCCAGATCATGACGCCGCGCGAGAAGCTCATCACCGTCAATGAGCAAGACGGCACGACTCCCGCGCAGGCCAAGACGCTGCTTAACAAGCACAAGCTGGAGCGCCTGCTGGTGGTCAACGATGCCTTCGAGCTCAAGGGCCTCATCACCGTCAAGGACATCAACAAGCAGACCACCTTCCCCAACGCGGCCCGCGATGCCGAAGGCCGCCTGCGCGTGGCCGCCGCCGTGGGCGTGGGTGCAGGCACGGAAGAGCGCGTCGCGGCCCTGGTCAAGGCCGGGGTGGACGCCATCGTCGTCGATACCGCGCACGGCCACAGCAAGGGCGTGATCGACCGTGTTCGCTGGGTCAAGCAGAACTATCCGCAGGTCGATGTCATTGGCGGCAACATCGCCACCGGCGCGGCGGCGCTGGCGCTGGTGGAGGCTGGTGCTGATGCGGTCAAGGTGGGCATTGGCCCAGGCTCGATCTGCACGACCCGCATCGTCGCGGGCGTGGGCGTGCCGCAGATCATGGCCATCGACAGCGTGGCCACGGCGCTCAAGGGCACCGGCGTGCCCCTGATCGCCGACGGCGGCATCCGCTACTCCGGCGACATCGCCAAGGCGATCGCCGCCGGTGCCTCCACCATCATGATGGGCGGCATGTTCGCCGGCACCGAAGAGGCGCCCGGCGAAGTCATCCTGTACCAGGGGCGCAGCTACAAAAGCTACCGGGGCATGGGCTCCATCGGCGCCATGCAGCAGGGCAGCGCGGACCGCTATTTCCAGGAGTCCAGCACGGGCAATCCGCACGCGGACAAGCTGGTGCCCGAGGGTATCGAAGGCCGCGTACCCTACAAGGGCTCGATGGTCTCCATCGTGTTCCAGATGGCGGGCGGCGTGCGCGCCGCCATGGGCTACTGCGGCTGCGCCACCATCGCCGAGATGAACGACAAGGCGGAGTTCGTCCAGATCACGGCCGCCGGCATCCGCGAAAGCCACGTCCACGACGTGCAGATCACCAAGGAAGCCCCCAACTACCGAGCCGATTGACGCTGCTCGCATCGCAGGCCCGAACCCGCTGCCAGGCGTTCGGGCCTTTGTCATTTCTTCCTGTCGCCATCTCCATGCAACACGACAAGATCCTCATCCTCGACTTCGGCTCCCAGGTCACCCAGCTCATCGCACGGCGCGTGCGCGAGACCCATGTGTATTGCGAGGTGCACCCTTGCGACGTGAGTAGCGAGTGGGTGCGCGCCTTCGCGGCCGACGGCAAGCTCAAGGGCGTGATCCTGTCGGGTAGCCATGCCAGCGTGTACGAGGTGGACGACCGCGCCCCCGACGCCGTGTTCGGGCTCGGCATCCCCGTGCTGGGCATTTGCTACGGCATGCAGACCATGGCCACGCAGCTCGGCGGCAAGGTCGAGGGCTCCAGCAGCCGCGAATTCGGCTATGCCGAAGTGCGCGCCCATGGCCATACCGCATTGCTGCAGGGCATCGAGGACTTCGCCACGGCCGAGGGCCACGGCATGCTCAAGGTCTGGATGAGCCATGGCGACAAGGTCACCGTGCTGCCCCCGGGCTTCAAGGTCATGGCGTCCACGCCGTCCTGCCCCATCGCCGGCATGGCGGATGAGTCGCGCCGTTTCTACGCGGTGCAGTTCCATCCCGAAGTCACGCACACCGTGCAGGGCGCCGCCATGCTCGGCCGCTTCGTGCGCGAGATCTGCGGCGCCAAGGCCGACTGGATCATGGGCGACTACATCGAGGAAGCCGTCGCCAGGATCCGCGAGCAGGTGGGTGATGAGGAAGTGATCCTCGGCCTGTCGGGCGGCGTGGATTCGTCGGTGGCTGCGGCGCTGATCCACCGCGCCATCGGCGACCAGCTCACCTGCGTTTTCGTGGACCACGGCCTGCTGCGACTTCATGAGGGCGACATGGTCATGGAGATGTTCGAGGGCAAGCTGCACGCCAAGGTGGTGCGTGTCGATGCGTCCGAACTGTTCCTGGGCGAACTGGCGGGCGTGTCGGAGCCCGAGCAGAAGCGCAAGATCATCGGCCGCCTGTTCGTCGACGTGTTCAAGGCCGAGGCCGGGAAGCTCAAGGCCAGCGGCCAGGGCCACAAGGGCGCGACCTTTCTGGCGCAAGGCACGATCTACCCCGACGTGATCGAATCGGGCGGCGCCAAGAGCAAGAAGGCCGTTACCATCAAGAGCCACCACAACGTGGGAGGCCTGCCCGAGCAGCTTGGCCTGAAGCTGCTGGAGCCGCTGCGCGACCTGTTCAAGGACGAAGTGCGCGAGCTGGGCGTGGCGCTGGGTCTGCCCCGCAACATGGTCTACCGCCATCCGTTCCCCGGGCCGGGCCTGGGGGTGCGCATTCTGGGTGAAGTGAAGAAGGAATACGCCGACCTGCTGCGCCGTGCCGACGCCATCTTCATCGAGGAGCTCACCCGCTGGACCGACGAACAGACCGGCAAGAGCTGGTACGACCTGACCAGCCAGGCCTTCACCGTGTTCCTGCCGGTCAAGAGCGTGGGCGTGATGGGCGACGGCCGTACCTACGACTATGTGGTGGCCCTGCGTGCAGTGCAGACCAGCGATTTCATGACCGCCGACTGGGCCGAATTGCCCTACGGGCTACTGAAAAAAGTGTCGGGTCGCATCATCAACGAAGTGCGCGGCATCAACCGTGTGACCTACGACGTGTCGAGCAAACCGCCAGCCACCATTGAGTGGGAGTGAATTTAGGTCCTTCAAGGACTATCGCCAGCTATCGATAAGGCTGCTGTAACGTGTTGATTTAAAAAGAAATACGTCGCGGTAACTATCGATGGCTATCGCCGACCAGCAAAAACGGTTGACGGTAGAGCTGACGGTAAGAATTGATGCGCAATTAAGACACTCTCGTTCACTATTAAGACTTTTACCGTCTTTGACGGTAAAAGCCTTCTCGGGAAAGCTTGTTTCATGCGGCTTTCCGGGCATCAGTGGGTCTCCTGGTCCTTGACGGTAAAAGCCGTCGCAAAACAGGAGGTAAACCTCGATGCTGACCGACACAGCACTGCGCAATCTAAAGCCTAAGTCTTTGACTTATAAGGTTTCTGACCGGGACGGGATGTACGTGACGGTATCGCCCGCAAATACCGTCACCTTCCGCTACGACTACCGCCTCAACGGCCGTCGCGAGACCTTGACCATCGGCCGCTACGGGGCAGGCGGCATTTCGCTGGCAATGGCGCGTGAACTGCTCCTGGAGGCGCGCAAGGCCGTTCTCCAGGGCGTATCGCCCGCGCTGGAGAAGCAACGCGACAAGCGCCGGGTTCGCGCCATCAAGACCTTCGGCGCGGCGATGGAGACGTACCTCGCCCATACGAAATGGGCCGACAGCACCCGTGCCGTGCGCAAGCACATCATCGACCGCGACATCCTGCCGGTCTTCCAGAATCGGCTGCTGACCGAAATCCAGGCCGAAGACCTTCGGATTCTGTGCAACAAGGTCAAGGAGCGCGGGGCGCCGGCCACTGCGGTTCAGATCCGGGACATCGTGAAGCAGGTCTACGTCTACGCCATCGCCCACGGTGAAAAGGTGGTCAACCCCGCCGACAGCGTGGGGCCGTCCTCGATCGCCACCTTCGTGCCGAAGGATCGCGCCCTGTCGCCGCTGGAAATCCGTTTGATGGTGCAGCAGTTGGAGTTCGTGGCGACCTATCCGACCATCAAGCTGGCGCTGCGCCTGATCCTGCTGACGCTGGTGCGCAAGAGCGAACTGATCCAGGCCACTTGGGATGAAGTCGATTTCGAGCGCAAGACCTGGACGATTCCGAAGCAGCGAATGAAGGGTCGCAATCCGCACGTCGTCTATCTGTCGCGCCAGACGCTCGACATCTTCGTGACGCTGCATGCCTGCGCGGCTGGCTCAAAGTTCGTTTTCCCTTCTCGCTACGATGCAGAGCGGTGCATGTCCAATGCGACCTTGAACCGCATCACGATGCTCGTGGCAGAAGGCGCCAAGGCCAAAGGTCTGCCGCTACAGCCGTTCACCGTCCACGACCTGCGCCGCACCGGCTCGACGCTGCTGAATGAGATCGGCTTCAACCGCGACTGGATCGAGAAGTGCCTGGCGCACGAAGAGGGGCGTTCCTCGCGCTTGGTCTACAACAAGGCCGAGTACGCCGAGCAGCGGCGCCACATGCTGCAAGAGTGGGCCAACCTGGTCGATGCCTGGGGTGGCGGGCAGACCTATGTGCCGAAGCTGATGCCGGAGAACGTGGTCGTGCCGGCGTTGAGCGCGATCGCGTAGGCGGGCCGCATCATGGGTTGCCTTGAATCGGTCTTTGCCGGGTTGCGCAGGGTTTGTTTTTTCGAGGAAGCGATCACTTTGAGTAATCGAAAACGAGGAAATCTGAACTCCTCGCTGGTCGGCGATACGTGGCCTGATCTTGCCTCGACAAGGTTGTCACTTGACAACCTTGTCGACCATCCTCATACTGGAGGGCACTGATGGCTCGTTCCCCTCATCCGAAGAAAGAGGTCGAGGAAGCTCTCAGGCACGCCGAAGGGCAGGGCTGGCGCGTCGAAGTCGGCGGCAGCCATGCCTGGGGGCGGATTTACTGCCCGTACAACGATGAGGAATGCCGCTGCGGCGAGTTCTGCATTACCAGTGTGTGGAGCACGCCGAAGAACCCCGGAAACCACGCTCGTGCCTTGCGGCGCGTCGTGGACAACTGCACCACGCACCGCAAGGCACGAGGCTTACGATGGTGCCAAGGAGTAGCGCGATGGAATACACCTTCACCCTGAAATACCAGCTTGCCGACGACGACCGCGACACGGATGCGCTGGTGGAGCGTCTGGGCGAAGCCGGCTGCGACGATGCCTTGGTCGGCATCGGGCAGCCGGGGCGCCTGGCGCTGGAGTTCACCCGCGAGGCGGCCGATGCGGATGACGCGGTGCGTAGTGCGCTGGCCGATGTGCGCCGTGCCGTGCCGTCGGCCAGGCTGATCGAGGTGGCGCCGGATTTGGTCGGCCTGACCGACGTGGCCGACATCGTAGGCGTGTCGCGGCAGAACATGCGCAAGCTGATGCTGGCCCATCCGGGCAGCTTTCCGGCGCCGGTACATGAGGGCAGTGCGTCGATCTGGCATCTGGCGGACGTGCTGGCCTGGTTGCAGGCCAAGGGCAGTTATGCGCTGGCCAAGGACGTGCTGGAGGTGGCGCGAGTGGCCTTGCAGGTCAATGTGGCGAAGGAAGGCCGGCGTTTGCCGCGCTCGGCGTCCAAGGAACTGCAAGCCTTGGTCGGATGAGGAACGTCGCTGGCCTCATTTCTCACTCGAACCCGCCTGAACAGGGCGGGTTTTTCGCAGGTGGACATCAGGCTTGACGGTGCTGATGCGAGGGGCTTGCTTGCGATCCTCAATCCAGGCCTCTACCTCGGCCAGGTCCCACACCACGCAGCGCGGCGTCAGATTGAAACGCCGTGGGAACTCGCCGCGACGCTCCATTTCGTAGATCGTCGTTTCGGCCAAGGGGACGATCTGCCGCAACTCATGCCGGCGAATGGTGCGCCGAAATGGCAGAACGCCGTGCTTCGGGAACTGCGGGAGATCGCCGTAGGCGTTCGAGCCGGGTATGGGGAGGGCGGACGACGAGTGCATCTCGGTGCTGTTGTCTCGGCCTATTTTCCCTGCCGGGTTATTCTCCATGTCGAACTCCGTGGTTGTTCGGCGATATGGCTTGCCACCGCATGACGATATGGTGGCTTTCAATGGCTATCGCGGAAACTCACTGGAGCGTAGAGAGGCGTACTGAAGACAAGTAGCCAAGGACAAGGGGGAGAGTATGGCGACGAACAGAGGCAGCTGGGAGAACTCATGACACGTATTCCACCGTTCAGCTCGCAGCATCTTGAAGCCGCGTGCCGCGTGCTCGCCGACACCGAGCGCGGCCTGAGCGGCACGCAGATCGAGCGACTGTTGCAAGAAATCGAGATTACCGACACTTCGCCCGGCATGACCAAGTGGAAGCGGTTGTTCAATGCGCTGGCCGGCACGCAGAACCACCACCAGATCGGCAACCATCTCATCATGTTCATCAACCGTGCGATGAACCCGGTGAACTACGCCCGTGACCCAGCGACGTTCGCCTGGCGGCGCGACGAACTCAATGTCGTCCTTGCCTTCTCCGGTTTCTACGTGCGCGACGACGGCAAGGTCGCGCACGCCGACAAGGCCACGACTCTTGATGCCGCGCGCGCACGAGCTGGACGACTCAAGGCCGCGCTAGAAAGCCGTGTCGTCCACGCGGAAGTGCTGAACTATTGCCGCGCCGAGTTGCTGGACGAAAACTATTTCCATGCCGTGTTTGAGGCAACCAAAGGAGTTGCGGAACGGATTCGGCTGCTGTCGGGCCTGAACGGCGATGGCGCGGACTTGGTGAACAAGGCATTCGCAGGCCAGCAACCTGTTCTCGCCTTGGGACCACTCGCCACCGAGTCCGAAAAGAGCGAGCAGAAAGGCTTTGCTAACCTTCTGATCGGCCTGTTTGGTGCCGTGCGCAATCCGCTGGCCCATGCACCCAAGACGAATTGGCCCATGTCCGAACAGGACGCACTGGACATCCTGACGCTGGTGTCGCTGATTCACCGCAAGCTGGATGGCACCACGAAATTAGCAACCGTATCGTCGTAAGGGAAAACCAAGAATGGACGAGGCGATCGTTG belongs to Acidovorax sp. YS12 and includes:
- the guaA gene encoding glutamine-hydrolyzing GMP synthase; protein product: MQHDKILILDFGSQVTQLIARRVRETHVYCEVHPCDVSSEWVRAFAADGKLKGVILSGSHASVYEVDDRAPDAVFGLGIPVLGICYGMQTMATQLGGKVEGSSSREFGYAEVRAHGHTALLQGIEDFATAEGHGMLKVWMSHGDKVTVLPPGFKVMASTPSCPIAGMADESRRFYAVQFHPEVTHTVQGAAMLGRFVREICGAKADWIMGDYIEEAVARIREQVGDEEVILGLSGGVDSSVAAALIHRAIGDQLTCVFVDHGLLRLHEGDMVMEMFEGKLHAKVVRVDASELFLGELAGVSEPEQKRKIIGRLFVDVFKAEAGKLKASGQGHKGATFLAQGTIYPDVIESGGAKSKKAVTIKSHHNVGGLPEQLGLKLLEPLRDLFKDEVRELGVALGLPRNMVYRHPFPGPGLGVRILGEVKKEYADLLRRADAIFIEELTRWTDEQTGKSWYDLTSQAFTVFLPVKSVGVMGDGRTYDYVVALRAVQTSDFMTADWAELPYGLLKKVSGRIINEVRGINRVTYDVSSKPPATIEWE
- a CDS encoding DNA-binding protein translates to MEYTFTLKYQLADDDRDTDALVERLGEAGCDDALVGIGQPGRLALEFTREAADADDAVRSALADVRRAVPSARLIEVAPDLVGLTDVADIVGVSRQNMRKLMLAHPGSFPAPVHEGSASIWHLADVLAWLQAKGSYALAKDVLEVARVALQVNVAKEGRRLPRSASKELQALVG
- the guaB gene encoding IMP dehydrogenase, with amino-acid sequence MRLLGKALTFDDVLLVPAYSQVLPKDTSLATRFTRNITLNLPLVSAAMDTVTEARLAIAIAQEGGIGVIHKNMTAEQQAAEVAKVKRHESGVVHDPVVITPEHTVLQVLELSENLGISGFPVCDGGKVVGIVTSRDVRFETRYDVKVSQIMTPREKLITVNEQDGTTPAQAKTLLNKHKLERLLVVNDAFELKGLITVKDINKQTTFPNAARDAEGRLRVAAAVGVGAGTEERVAALVKAGVDAIVVDTAHGHSKGVIDRVRWVKQNYPQVDVIGGNIATGAAALALVEAGADAVKVGIGPGSICTTRIVAGVGVPQIMAIDSVATALKGTGVPLIADGGIRYSGDIAKAIAAGASTIMMGGMFAGTEEAPGEVILYQGRSYKSYRGMGSIGAMQQGSADRYFQESSTGNPHADKLVPEGIEGRVPYKGSMVSIVFQMAGGVRAAMGYCGCATIAEMNDKAEFVQITAAGIRESHVHDVQITKEAPNYRAD
- a CDS encoding TIGR02391 family protein is translated as MTRIPPFSSQHLEAACRVLADTERGLSGTQIERLLQEIEITDTSPGMTKWKRLFNALAGTQNHHQIGNHLIMFINRAMNPVNYARDPATFAWRRDELNVVLAFSGFYVRDDGKVAHADKATTLDAARARAGRLKAALESRVVHAEVLNYCRAELLDENYFHAVFEATKGVAERIRLLSGLNGDGADLVNKAFAGQQPVLALGPLATESEKSEQKGFANLLIGLFGAVRNPLAHAPKTNWPMSEQDALDILTLVSLIHRKLDGTTKLATVSS
- a CDS encoding tyrosine-type recombinase/integrase; the protein is MLTDTALRNLKPKSLTYKVSDRDGMYVTVSPANTVTFRYDYRLNGRRETLTIGRYGAGGISLAMARELLLEARKAVLQGVSPALEKQRDKRRVRAIKTFGAAMETYLAHTKWADSTRAVRKHIIDRDILPVFQNRLLTEIQAEDLRILCNKVKERGAPATAVQIRDIVKQVYVYAIAHGEKVVNPADSVGPSSIATFVPKDRALSPLEIRLMVQQLEFVATYPTIKLALRLILLTLVRKSELIQATWDEVDFERKTWTIPKQRMKGRNPHVVYLSRQTLDIFVTLHACAAGSKFVFPSRYDAERCMSNATLNRITMLVAEGAKAKGLPLQPFTVHDLRRTGSTLLNEIGFNRDWIEKCLAHEEGRSSRLVYNKAEYAEQRRHMLQEWANLVDAWGGGQTYVPKLMPENVVVPALSAIA
- a CDS encoding AlpA family phage regulatory protein codes for the protein MENNPAGKIGRDNSTEMHSSSALPIPGSNAYGDLPQFPKHGVLPFRRTIRRHELRQIVPLAETTIYEMERRGEFPRRFNLTPRCVVWDLAEVEAWIEDRKQAPRISTVKPDVHLRKTRPVQAGSSEK